One region of Bactrocera neohumeralis isolate Rockhampton chromosome 5, APGP_CSIRO_Bneo_wtdbg2-racon-allhic-juicebox.fasta_v2, whole genome shotgun sequence genomic DNA includes:
- the LOC126758202 gene encoding endoribonuclease CG2145: MRFKISHTLFVCTVLLLCVLQCEFAASYKTEIEITPAPPEEQTTKKSGFFSRWFGGGGDKTTTTTTPLPPRNVPAPTPSQPTLNAPRVQPNNAGAQKPPPFSINPNAPLMPLGPRPDTPESSPFGGNGLQPPQWPQPTPQSSAQTPTTPVGLRPTAGSPQQQRPQAVPTATNFGGAGGYGNAGNVNNFGRPGTAQPNLPPGFSPYQPPKAQPSGLDLSYGGGARPQGGTAGRPGFGLAPLTSTTTTTSTTTTTTTTTPKPSPPGSAIGLDMRNGFGGIGVSSTTTTHRPSTTKDDFPPLPPPRRPSVGKEDFPPLPTPRTPGSPTPASPLRPSSPGGSAQPTPTFAWGSPTPASPSRPGGGIIAPASPTPSSPTRPGTPGAGGSGVSFVPHVPGLSTTARPGADSSASGSSVASDDEIRALTEQLYAKEQSLLNLVHVNPQGKTRSIDSTDEAPNPLFEVEPRAYDSPTVAKMRALFDNYEEDTLANEHVTVNERREENEFVDAVMGTQVMRQAMLFLQNKGIVTPDPKTHRDLVKELWFTQYSRGQGRIGSSGFEHVFVHEVKNGTLIGLHNWVYFADEEKAGRLDYKGYLHQIDLGNKAKVLKVRFSHKGVNKPVNGVFAGTSPELELALYTVCFQLRPDRTCPVSLGNQRFGIVTYTWRYRGKHLIGSAFPEI; encoded by the exons ATGCGTTTCAAGATCAGTCACACACTTTTCGTGTgcactgtgttgttgttgtgtgtgctGCAGTGCGAATTTGCag cCAGCTACAAGACCGAGATCGAGATAACTCCAGCGCCACCGGAAGAGCAGACAACAAAGAAGTCCGGCTTTTTTAGTCGGTGGTTTGGTGGTGGCGGTGATAAGACCACTACCACCACCACACCGTTGCCACCACGAAATGTGCCGGCCCCCACACCATCCCAACCAACGCTGAATGCACCGCGTGTACAACCAAACAACGCTGGCGCACAAAAGCCACCACCATTTTCCATTAACCCAAATGCGCCGCTAATGCCGCTGGGACCACGTCCTGACACACCTGAGTCATCGCCCTTCGGTGGCAATGGCTTGCAGCCACCACAGTGGCCACAGCCCACGCCGCAGTCATCAGCACAAACTCCAACCACACCAGTCGGTTTGCGTCCAACAGCCGGCAGCCCGCAGCAACAACGTCCACAAGCCGTACCGACAGCAACGAACTTTGGCGGTGCCGGTGGTTACGGCAATGCTGGTAATGTGAATAACTTTGGTCGTCCGGGTACCGCACAACCGAATTTGCCACCTGGTTTTTCACCATATCAACCACCTAAAGCCCAGCCATCTGGTTTGGATCTTAGCTATGGCGGTGGCGCACGTCCACAAGGTGGCACAGCCGGTCGTCCCGGTTTCGGTTTGGCACCATTGACCAGCACAACGACCACTACTAGTACCACAaccacgacaacaacaacaacaccaaaaccaAGTCCACCCGGCAGCGCTATAGGTTTGGATATGCGTAATGGTTTCGGCGGCATTGGTGTATCGTCCACGACCACTACACACCGTCCTTCGACAACAAAAGATGATTTCCCACCTTTGCCACCACCACGTCGGCCTTCCGTGGGCAAAGAAGACTTCCCACCACTACCAACACCACGCACCCCTGGTAGCCCCACACCAGCTTCACCTCTACGACCTTCCTCTCCTGGCGGTAGCGCACAACCCACACCAACCTTTGCCTGGGGTTCGCCTACACCAGCCTCACCATCACGTCCAGGTGGCGGTATCATAGCACCAGCTTCACCAACGCCAAGCAGTCCCACGCGTCCAGGTACTCCTGGCGCTGGTGGTTCTGGCGTTTCGTTTGTGCCACACGTACCCGGTCTCTCAACTACGGCAAGACCTGGTGCTGACAGCAGTGCCAGTGGTAGCTCAGTTGCTAGCGATGACGAAATACGCGCTCTAACTGAGCAGCTCTATGCTAAAGAGCAGAGCTTGTTAAATTTGGTGCATGTCAATCCGCAGGGCAAAACAAGGTCAATTGATAGCACGGACGAGGCGCCGAATCC TCTCTTCGAAGTCGAACCTCGCGCCTATGATTCACCGACCGTCGCTAAAATGCGTGCACTTTTCGATAACTACGAAGAGGATACTCTGGCCAATGAACATGTGACCGTCAATGAGCGTCGTGAAGAGAATGAGTTCGTCGATGCAGTAATGGGCACGCAGGTCATGCGACAGGCCATGCTTTTCTTGCAGAACAAAG GCATTGTAACACCCGATCCCAAGACCCATCGCGATCTCGTTAAAGAGCTTTGGTTTACACAGTACTCACGTGGACAGGGACGCATCGGTAGTTCGGGCTTTGAACATGTTTTCGTGCACGAAGTAAAGAATGGCACGCTGATTGGTCTACACAACTGGGTGTATTTCGCAGACGAGGAGAAAGCAGGCCGCCTGGACTATAAGGGTTATCTGCATCAAATCGATTTGGGCAAT AAAGCTAAGGTCCTGAAAGTACGCTTCAGTCATAAAGGTGTTAATAAACCGGTTAATGGTGTCTTTGCTGGCACCTCACCCGAATTGGAACTGGCTCTCTACACAGTATGCTTCCAGCTGCGCCCCGACCGCACATGTCCTGTGTCACTAGGCAACCAGCGCTTCGGCATTGTCACCTACACCTGGCGTTATCGCGGCAAGCATCTGATTGGCAGCGCCTTCCCCGAAATATAA